From the genome of Oryza glaberrima chromosome 1, OglaRS2, whole genome shotgun sequence:
TTCCCGCGACGGTGGTGTTGTCGAACGTGCCGGACATCGCCGTGGAGTATGGCGCCGCCAGCATGTAGAACGTCGCACCGGGGTACGACGGCTTGGTGGTGAGGAGCACGTTGGTGGTCTGGCCCGGGGTGATGAGGAGGGTGTCCACGGTGAATGGCTTGACGTAGACCGCGTCGACGTCGACCACGGTGAGCGTGTGCCCGGCGATGGAGAAGAAGAGCTCGTCATTGAGCGCAGCGTTGATGAGCCGCAGCATGTACGTCTTCCCGGCCTCCACCTTCAGCTTGAACGTATCTGCATGCCCCACAATGCGTATGCGTATAATCAAaatgtactagctagctagcttatagctGCAAGTGTACAGCACAGTGCACCACCTTTGGCAGAGCAGTTGTAGAGCGGCCCAGGGAGGCCATTGATGGTGAACGCGTCGGAGACGTTCGGGCCTCCGCCGGTCTGCGTCGCCTGGCTTATCACCGCCTCCGTGTCCGCCTTCCACCACTCGCCTACCACCCAAACAAAACAAACGCAATTTAACCCCTGATCACTGATCAGTCGCCATGTTTGTTACGCTTACGTACAGACCCACGCCACGCGACAGTACGTCTGTCGTCGATCATTACATACCGAAGACGACGGGGACCTCCTTGTCCGGCGCCGGGAACGGGTAGGGGACGCCGGCCTTGGGGAGGATGATGATGGGGCCGTACACGGTGGCGCGGAGCCAGGAGATGTGCGCGTGCCACCACAGCGTGCCGCGCTGCCCGGTGATGGTGTACTTGTACACGTAGCTGCCGCCCGGCTGGATCGGGCACTGCGTGATGTACGCCGGCCCGTCCGCCCACCCGCTCCGCAGCTGCCGGATGCCGTGCCtgcatcatcgatcgatcgatcgatcgtcacAATGCGCAGTGATGAGCTCGATCGGTAAAATTTTGCACCGGAAAACTGATCGATCAAACGGTGAAGCGTGCGTGCGCGCGGGTGTGTGCGTACCAGTGGATGCTCATGTTGTAGGGGGAGTGGTTGATGACCCGGATGACGACGAGGTCGCCTTCCCTCGCGAACACAGTCGGCCCCGGGAACTGCCCGTTCACCGTCACGATGCTCTTGCTGCTGCACAGCCGTGTCACGTTCGTCGTTTGCACCTGCACACGTACACACCATACGCACAAACACATCGCAATTAACGTACCATTACACTATTGCCACGCATGCATGCAAGTTGGTTCTCTCGATCATGCATGCATCGAACgtaaagaaaacaaagaagaaaCAGAGGACAGCGACTCACATCGAATTGGTATTCCCTAATGTCGCCCTTGGCCAGGTTGACGGAGAAGAGCAgtagcgcggcgacggcgaggatggaGGAACGGAGAAGGTAGGAGATAGCCATGGATGCCTCCTCGATCTCTCGACTTACGTACACTGAGAGCTCTCGTCGGCTAATGGGCTATGAATGTGTTTGAGATCGATGCTAGATGAGTGTCTAAGGTGTCTATATATAATAGTACTAGAGGACAGGAGGATGAGATCGagaaaatgattaattaatctGTACGCTTCTGGTGATTCTGaacagaagtttttttttttgagtttttttcaaCTCGGCCAGCTTAGTAAGCTTTATTTGGTGCGTTGTTGGTTAATGAACTGGGCACGAGGTCGATCTTCCCAACTCGCAAGGCACAAACACTGAGAGCGGggcccatgcatgcatatagctGTGTATAGCTTCGGAGTGTGGCTAAAGTCAACTACTCTTCTGTTTGCATGTCACCTTGACCACCTTTTATCTTTTTCTCATGTCTTAATTAACACGCAGAATGCCGAATATACAATATAATAATTAGATCATGCTGCAATGCGAATATGCACTTGTTAATTTGTGGTGTTTTGGTTATCTTTGTCACGTTTTCTTGTTGACTTGGGTGCACGAATCAATTTAACTCAGCTCTACTTTGAAAATAGGGGATTTTATAGCCAGCTGAAGTGCGATTTACTCAGAAATAAAGAACTTGTGTGGATGGTAAGAACTTTCACATTTAATTTCTAGTACTTGTGTACTTATGTTGAACTTCTTTCCATAATCTAAAGAACCGCTGTCAAGGTTGTCATTATTTTTAAGGCGTGAAGATTAGTGGTTCGGCTGAGATTAATTTTTGGCGGCACCCGAAATGATATAATACATTAGCGCATGTATCAAGCGttaactattactccctccgtttctaaatatttcatattgttgacttttttaaatatgtttaactgtttattttattataaaaatttaagtaattattaatttttttcctatcatttgattcattgttaaatatacttatatgtatacatatagttttacatatttcacaaaagtttttgaataagacgaacggtcaaatatgtgctaaaaaattaacggtgtcaaacatttagaaacagagggagtataaatttaaaaatagctttatttgatttcttaaaaaatacttttacaTACAAAATTTTTACAGAAAACACTTGGAGAATAAGGAAGTAGCCATTCGGAACAGTTAATTGTTACAATACATAGTAATAGTCTGCTAATATATTGTTCTATGAGTGATTTTCCAGTTGTTGATTAGGTACCAGAAGTTAACCATATTTCTTGTACAATATAATAATGTCTTACTTCCTTAATGACCGCAAAATTTCTTTTGTCATGTACTTTAGCCTTTTTTTTATGATACATAAAAGTTTTGCGCATCTTTATATTGAGCATTGGGAGAATAccaattcaaaatataagagcAATATTGATATGGTCTCCGAATTATCCTTTTTAATAGAGGGAGTATGGTCTCCCTATTCCGTTTGCTTGTAATGTAAACTCAAGAATTCCTTTAACCGGTCGATCGAGAGAGATCACCGAGGTTAGTTCGAGTTTTCTGCACCTACTATTAGAAATGTGTTAAATCAGGGGTAGTTGAATTTTCGCTTTAAAACTAAAGGTCAGAGGCGGCACCAAGTGGATCAGTTGCAAATCACATACTTTTTTCGTCAAGGCCCCTACCATATTATCCTTACATGCCAAGGGATGAGATCACGAGAGCCAGTGAAGACAACGACCTTGGCCTGGACGAGAGGGTTGTTCCAAGCCCGTTCTTCGATTGGCAACACATTCGCGTCGGCCAGAAATGGCCAGGCATGGAGTACATTACTAATATATGTCAATTTAAAAATGGGGGATTCTTGATTTGTAAGCTGTTTATCTGGTAGGTCGTCGCCCGCGGATGGTTTGGTAACGGAGCTGTGCTTCGAACAGTTCTCTTCTTTTTGCCCCCCCAAATCTCCAAAGGAAGAGAAGGATGCCTGACCCAACCTTACCTGTTGCTATCCATGGACACAGCACACAGTGACACAACGCATGCTTTGCAAGGCAGACTTGATACGTAAGGCAAGTGGGGGTTGCTCAAGCTCAAACCTTCTGCAGGTATGATTCGAGTTTCGGCCTTGATGGCAGTTTCTCATTTTAAGTTGGGGAAGTACTTCATTTGTCTTGTTCTAGTTTTGCAGACTATTTCGTTGCAGTTCCCCAAAGAACGAAAATGCAAGATAACTTTCTGGTacatttcaggaaaaaaaaaagggacaggAGAACTAGATTGCAAGATGTTATCAAAACGTTAACAAGTACTACAGGTAAACTCTCAGGGAGAGGGCGAGAGGCTCAGGCTTTCCAAGCTACTAGTAAtcatgcacgtgcaatgcacgtttTTCACAATATATGTTCCATCAACCTAATATTTTGCAGACTCGATATATAACCAAACCGATCCATTTCGATTCATAGAAGAATGAAGAATCAAAGTTTCCTGAAATTTACATTCAGGCTGAAAAGGGGAAAACAGAACTGTACTCCACATTGCACAACGATCCATgtaagaaagaaataaatcattGGAAAAATGGAAGAAATCTATCGTCATTTGAATATCTATACAAATGCCAATGAAAGAAATTAGAAATTCACATAGTACAACCAAAGCACAGGGAATTATGAAATATCGAAGAAATACAAAATCTGATAGTACTGAGTTTAGAACTAATGAGAATGTATTATAAATCTGCAAACATTCTATATATCTCCAAAATGAAGTTGGATCCTCCATCAAGACCACCTTAAATTGATTATACAATTCGGGGCCTTCAGTTTAAACTTTGCACAGAATTCTTCCTGAAACTGAACCTCAATTCATGATCAAACataagaaataaatatataatttcagTAGCCTATCCAATCCTTTTACATCTAACAGATATTATGTCATAGTTCAATATGATGCTATCAAGCCCTGAAGAGTCAGAGAGGCAACTTAGCAGAACAAACATTTTTACCTTATCTTTGAGTTCAACTGATCCATCTAGCTAGAACTTGTTTATGCGGgaatattagtatagatattgaaaaaaaaaagttgatcaAACTTACATACCAGTCAAACCACAGAATAGTCGAAAAGAACGTTGACTCATGTGTCCTCCTAGGTACCAAACatgcaaataatttttttttcataactttgTGCAAGATCATTTTTTTACATAACATTGTGCAAGATCCAATACCAATTCACAGGGGTTGACAATGGTGGACATAGGAAAAGTTAGATGTAGGTATCAAGGTAAAAAAGGTAGATGTAAGTATGTAGGTAAGTTTTCAGACCTCACCTAAAACCAGGTTACCGACTGAATTTGAAGGCAACCTTCCAACACTATTACAATTCATGAGTCTGCCAATAATTCTAGCACAAGGAAATAATAGCAGAaaaacttctattttttttaaaaaaagacctTTTCAAGTGAATGAACGAAAGAACAACCTTTTGGAGTAGGCTCATAAGGAAATTGAGTAGTAAACTGATCCATTTCCACAGGCTTCAGGTACAGAGAATTTGTCTACCTCATCCTTCATAAATATTACTACATCAAACGTGAGGCCGGCATGAAGCATCAATCTGGATAAATGGTCAGCGAGAATTTTTATTTTCCATCAGAACCAAGGAGGCAGTCACACAACATGTAGATTAAGAAAAAATTCTAGTTCCTTAGATGGGGGTTGAAAGACACGTCTCAACTAATACAATTCTGTAAAAAATATGAGGTTTCAATAATATTGTTCTCATGGAAACAAATACAAACAACATATATCATGAACTTCTATGAAGTACTTAGAAATACACAGTAGAACAGACTCCTTTATGGAATTTTGCAGTAGGGGTTGGCGCATACACTAATGCACATTCCACGTGGATTTTTATCAGAGCCATCCTGCAGCAATGTTGCATTGACAGGTTGATTTACTCATATTACAAGGGTATTTCTAAGACGGAAAATATTTAGTATCTTGGCTGCATGTTCTGCCGTGCAGAACCTGCTTTCATATCAGGTTTATGTGTGAAGtagtttcgtttttttttttaagtttgaaccATGCATGAATCTGGTTTGGTT
Proteins encoded in this window:
- the LOC127767370 gene encoding laccase-12-like, with protein sequence MAISYLLRSSILAVAALLLFSVNLAKGDIREYQFDVQTTNVTRLCSSKSIVTVNGQFPGPTVFAREGDLVVIRVINHSPYNMSIHWHGIRQLRSGWADGPAYITQCPIQPGGSYVYKYTITGQRGTLWWHAHISWLRATVYGPIIILPKAGVPYPFPAPDKEVPVVFGEWWKADTEAVISQATQTGGGPNVSDAFTINGLPGPLYNCSAKDTFKLKVEAGKTYMLRLINAALNDELFFSIAGHTLTVVDVDAVYVKPFTVDTLLITPGQTTNVLLTTKPSYPGATFYMLAAPYSTAMSGTFDNTTVAGILEYEDPSSHSTAAFNKNLPVLRPTLPQINDTSFVSNYTAKLRSLATAEYPANVPQQVDTRFFFTVGLGTHPCAVNGTCQGPNGSRFAAAVNNVSFVLPSTALLQSHYTGRSNGVYASNFPAMPLSPFNYTGTPPNNTNVSNGTRLVVLPYGASVELVMQGTSVLGAESHPFHLHGFNFFVVGQGFGNFDPVNDPAKYNLVDPVERNTVGVPAAGWVAIRFLADNPGVWFMHCHLEVHVSWGLKMAWVVQDGSLPNQKILPPPSDLPKC